One region of Pagrus major chromosome 7, Pma_NU_1.0 genomic DNA includes:
- the rps21 gene encoding small ribosomal subunit protein eS21, with protein sequence MQNDAGEFVDLYVPRKCSASNRIIGAKDHASIQINIAEVDKVTGRFNGQFKTYAICGAIRRMGESDDSILRLARNDSVVAKNF encoded by the exons ATGCAGAACGACGCTGGTGAATTTGTGGACCTGTACGTCCCACGTAAATG ctCTGCGAGCAACAGAATCATTGGAGCTAAGGACCATGCCTCCATCCAGATCAACATTGCTGAG GTCGACAAGGTGACTGGTCGCTTCAATGGTCAGTTCAAGACCTACGCTATCTGCGGCGCCATCCGTAGAATG GGTGAGTCTGATGACTCCATCCTCAGGCTCGCAAGGAATGACAGCGTTGTTGCAAA GAACTTCTAA